A window of the Harmonia axyridis chromosome 5, icHarAxyr1.1, whole genome shotgun sequence genome harbors these coding sequences:
- the LOC123681163 gene encoding tetraspanin-33-like isoform X2 — protein sequence MTPHRRPRDYRRPPISNFTYISSCVKYLIFVLNFIFWLFGGLLIGIGSFAFIEKWQITGWVKIDTVYDVILNISLVMIIMGAIVFVVSFAGCVGALRENTCLLKFYSLCLLIFFLLEMGVAIVGFVFPHSMQSMLEENFTDKIIHTYRDDLDLQNFIDFAQQEFQCCGLSTEGYMDWSKNEYFNCSSPSVEHCGVPFSCCINATDISSGLVNIMCGYGVQNLPVAEANKKVWTSGCIEIVRVWAERNLYTIAGIALGVALSQLLVIYLAKTLESQIELQKSRWIFS from the exons ATGACTCCACATAGAAGACCTCGAGACTATAGGAGACCACCTATCAGTAATTTCACTTACATCAGTTCATGTGTGAAATACCTTAtctttgttttgaatttcattttctgg TTATTTGGAGGACTATTAATCGGTATTGGATCATTTGCATTTATAGAAAAATGGCAAATTACTGGATGGGTCAAAATAGATACAGTTTACGATGTAATACTAAATATTTCCCTAGTGATGATTATCATGGGAGCAATTGTATTCGTAGTGAGTTTTGCTGGATGTGTAGGTGCACTTCGTGAGAATACATGTCTGCTGAAATTT TATTCTCTGTGTCTTTTAATATTCTTTCTTCTGGAGATGGGTGTTGCAATTGTGGGCTTTGTATTTCCACATTCTATGCAGTCTATGTTAGAagagaatttcacagataagATTATTCATACATATAGGGACGATTTAGACTTACAAAACTTTATTGATTTTGCTCAACAGGAG TTTCAATGTTGTGGATTGAGTACAGAAGGTTATATGGATTGgtcaaaaaatgaatattttaactgTTCTTCGCCTAGTGTGGAACATTGTGGTGTTCCATTTTCTTGTTGTATTAATGCAACTGATATAAGTTCAGGGTTGGTGAATATTATGTGTGGTTATGGAGTACAAAATCTGCCT GTTGCCGAGGCAAACAAAAAGGTGTGGACTTCAGGTTGCATTGAAATTGTTCGCGTTTGGGCAGAACGCAACTTGTACACCATCGCTGGTATTGCTTTGGGTGTTGCTCTTTCCCAGTTACTTGTGATATATCTAGCTAAAACTTTGGAAAGCCAAATCGAACTGCAGAAATCTAGATGG
- the LOC123681163 gene encoding tetraspanin-33-like isoform X1: MTPHRRPRDYRRPPISNFTYISSCVKYLIFVLNFIFWLFGGLLIGIGSFAFIEKWQITGWVKIDTVYDVILNISLVMIIMGAIVFVVSFAGCVGALRENTCLLKFYSLCLLIFFLLEMGVAIVGFVFPHSMQSMLEENFTDKIIHTYRDDLDLQNFIDFAQQEFQCCGLSTEGYMDWSKNEYFNCSSPSVEHCGVPFSCCINATDISSGLVNIMCGYGVQNLPVAEANKKVWTSGCIEIVRVWAERNLYTIAGIALGVALSQLLVIYLAKTLESQIELQKSRWEEYLLLTSSTKFDLQ; this comes from the exons ATGACTCCACATAGAAGACCTCGAGACTATAGGAGACCACCTATCAGTAATTTCACTTACATCAGTTCATGTGTGAAATACCTTAtctttgttttgaatttcattttctgg TTATTTGGAGGACTATTAATCGGTATTGGATCATTTGCATTTATAGAAAAATGGCAAATTACTGGATGGGTCAAAATAGATACAGTTTACGATGTAATACTAAATATTTCCCTAGTGATGATTATCATGGGAGCAATTGTATTCGTAGTGAGTTTTGCTGGATGTGTAGGTGCACTTCGTGAGAATACATGTCTGCTGAAATTT TATTCTCTGTGTCTTTTAATATTCTTTCTTCTGGAGATGGGTGTTGCAATTGTGGGCTTTGTATTTCCACATTCTATGCAGTCTATGTTAGAagagaatttcacagataagATTATTCATACATATAGGGACGATTTAGACTTACAAAACTTTATTGATTTTGCTCAACAGGAG TTTCAATGTTGTGGATTGAGTACAGAAGGTTATATGGATTGgtcaaaaaatgaatattttaactgTTCTTCGCCTAGTGTGGAACATTGTGGTGTTCCATTTTCTTGTTGTATTAATGCAACTGATATAAGTTCAGGGTTGGTGAATATTATGTGTGGTTATGGAGTACAAAATCTGCCT GTTGCCGAGGCAAACAAAAAGGTGTGGACTTCAGGTTGCATTGAAATTGTTCGCGTTTGGGCAGAACGCAACTTGTACACCATCGCTGGTATTGCTTTGGGTGTTGCTCTTTCCCAGTTACTTGTGATATATCTAGCTAAAACTTTGGAAAGCCAAATCGAACTGCAGAAATCTAGATGG